The Streptomyces sp. NBC_01142 genome has a window encoding:
- a CDS encoding VOC family protein, translating to MIPTWRLRAAFARRLSDMYGSEVPAYTTLLEVSAQVNDEVIAKGGDAGRLGGIERVTAERHGAIRVGTEREMRQAAQIFAALGMAPVGFYDLREAAASAVPVVSTAFRPIGAAELERNPFRVFTSLLTVADRRFFDAGLQARLESFLGRRELFPPELLDLAARAEQEDGLDEAQAERFLTLAVAAFELSPEPVDRTWYAELEHISAVAADIGGVTSTHINHLTPRVLDIDELYRRMADRGITMIDRIQGPPRWDGPDVLLRQTSFRALAEPRRFREPDGSVGEGSLRVRFGEVEARGIALTRAGRALYDELIGEPAEVWAGRFPRTEHQLAVQEKAFFRYEPVLGRLRDGSHPPEDLAGLLEGGWVSALPLVYEDFLPASAAGIFQSNLTHEGTRDTTVTGAHYDQQWLSGVLERPVHDPFDLYAAQQDSSLRQARHGLGLPKDAS from the coding sequence ATGATCCCCACCTGGCGGCTGCGCGCCGCGTTCGCCCGCCGGCTCTCCGACATGTACGGCTCGGAAGTCCCGGCGTACACCACGCTTCTGGAGGTGTCGGCACAGGTCAACGACGAGGTGATCGCCAAGGGCGGCGATGCGGGTCGTCTCGGCGGGATCGAGCGGGTCACCGCGGAGCGGCACGGCGCGATCCGCGTCGGCACGGAACGCGAGATGCGCCAGGCCGCCCAGATCTTCGCCGCGCTGGGCATGGCGCCCGTGGGGTTCTACGATCTGCGCGAGGCGGCCGCGAGCGCCGTCCCGGTCGTCTCCACCGCGTTTCGGCCGATCGGGGCCGCGGAGCTGGAACGCAACCCCTTCCGGGTCTTCACCTCCCTGCTCACCGTCGCCGACCGGCGCTTCTTCGACGCCGGGCTCCAGGCCCGGCTGGAGTCCTTCCTCGGCCGACGCGAACTCTTCCCGCCGGAGCTGCTCGACCTGGCCGCGCGGGCCGAACAGGAGGACGGCCTCGACGAGGCACAGGCGGAGCGTTTCCTCACCCTGGCCGTGGCCGCCTTCGAGCTGTCCCCGGAACCGGTGGACCGTACCTGGTACGCCGAGCTGGAACACATCTCCGCCGTGGCCGCCGACATCGGCGGCGTCACCAGCACCCATATCAATCACCTCACGCCCCGGGTGCTGGACATCGACGAGCTCTACCGCCGTATGGCGGACCGCGGCATCACGATGATCGACCGGATCCAGGGGCCGCCACGCTGGGACGGCCCGGACGTGCTGCTGCGCCAGACGTCCTTCCGTGCCCTGGCCGAGCCACGCCGCTTCCGCGAGCCCGACGGCAGTGTCGGCGAAGGTTCCCTGCGGGTGCGGTTCGGTGAGGTCGAGGCGCGTGGCATCGCGCTCACCCGGGCGGGCCGCGCTCTCTACGACGAGCTGATCGGCGAGCCGGCCGAGGTCTGGGCCGGGCGTTTTCCCCGTACCGAGCATCAACTGGCCGTGCAGGAAAAGGCCTTCTTCCGCTACGAGCCCGTCCTCGGCCGGCTCCGTGACGGCAGCCATCCGCCCGAGGACCTCGCCGGACTCCTCGAAGGGGGCTGGGTCAGCGCCCTTCCTCTCGTCTACGAGGACTTCCTGCCCGCATCGGCGGCCGGGATCTTCCAGTCGAACCTCACCCACGAGGGCACCCGCGACACCACCGTCACCGGCGCCCACTACGACCAGCAGTGGCTCTCCGGAGTACTGGAGCGGCCCGTGCACGACCCCTTCGATCTCTACGCCGCTCAGCAGGACAGCTCACTACGACAGGCCCGCCACGGCCTCGGACTCCCCAAGGACGCCTCGTGA
- a CDS encoding aldehyde dehydrogenase family protein codes for MTTNRTTLPDHDSLRARAQQSLLRCGAQLPAGGGDLIARTPLTGGTLFTLPATSPEQAYAEIGAAEQAFRVWRTVPAPQRGALVKRLGGLLSEHKEDLADLVTIEAGKIRSEALGEVQEMIDICEFAVGLSRQLYGRTMASERPGHRLAESWHPLGVVGVISAFNFPVAVWSWNTALALVCGDTVVWKPSELTPLTALACDALLARAAADTGAPEGVHRLLLGGRESGERLVDDARVALVSATGSVRMGREVAPRVAARFGRCLLELGGNNAAVVTPSADLDLTVRGIVFSAAGTAGQRCTSLRRLIVHEDIADALVEKIVHAYGQLPVGDPFDAGTLVGPLISAAAHLAMDEALAAAQADGGKVLTGGDRQLQAQAPEAAYVRPAVVRMPDQTAVVRRETFAPILYVLTYRTLDEAIALQNGVPQGLSSSIFTQDQREAERFLAADGSDCGIANVNIGTSGAEIGGAFGGEKETGGGRESGSDAWRAYMRRATNTVNYSDSLPLAQGVNFL; via the coding sequence GTGACCACGAACCGCACCACGCTCCCCGACCACGACTCGCTGCGCGCCCGCGCGCAGCAGAGCCTGCTCCGCTGCGGCGCCCAACTGCCCGCGGGCGGTGGCGATCTCATCGCCCGTACGCCGCTCACCGGCGGCACTCTGTTCACGCTGCCCGCCACGTCGCCCGAGCAGGCGTACGCGGAGATCGGCGCGGCCGAACAGGCGTTCCGGGTCTGGCGTACCGTCCCCGCGCCGCAGCGCGGCGCGCTGGTCAAGCGCCTGGGCGGGCTGCTGAGTGAGCACAAGGAGGACCTGGCGGACCTGGTCACCATCGAGGCGGGCAAGATCCGTTCCGAGGCGCTCGGCGAAGTACAGGAAATGATCGACATCTGCGAGTTCGCGGTCGGGCTCTCCCGTCAGCTGTACGGGCGGACCATGGCCTCGGAGCGGCCGGGTCACCGTCTCGCGGAGAGCTGGCACCCGCTGGGCGTGGTCGGTGTGATCTCCGCCTTCAACTTCCCGGTCGCCGTCTGGTCGTGGAACACCGCTCTCGCCCTGGTCTGCGGTGACACCGTCGTCTGGAAGCCCTCGGAGCTGACCCCGTTGACCGCGCTTGCCTGTGATGCCCTGCTGGCCCGCGCCGCCGCCGACACCGGCGCGCCCGAGGGCGTGCACCGGCTCCTTCTCGGCGGGCGCGAGTCGGGCGAGCGGCTGGTCGACGACGCGCGTGTCGCCCTGGTGAGCGCGACCGGATCGGTACGGATGGGCCGCGAGGTCGCTCCGCGAGTGGCGGCCCGGTTCGGCCGCTGTCTGCTGGAACTGGGCGGGAACAACGCGGCGGTCGTCACGCCGTCCGCCGACCTCGACCTCACGGTGCGCGGGATCGTCTTCTCGGCCGCGGGCACCGCGGGCCAGCGCTGCACCAGCCTGCGCCGGCTGATCGTGCACGAGGACATCGCGGACGCGCTGGTGGAGAAGATCGTCCATGCGTACGGCCAGCTGCCCGTCGGTGACCCCTTCGATGCGGGCACCCTGGTGGGCCCGCTGATCTCCGCCGCTGCACACCTGGCGATGGACGAGGCACTGGCGGCGGCCCAGGCCGACGGCGGGAAGGTCCTGACCGGCGGTGACCGACAGCTGCAGGCCCAGGCACCCGAGGCGGCGTATGTGCGTCCGGCGGTCGTGCGGATGCCGGACCAGACCGCCGTGGTCCGCCGCGAGACCTTCGCGCCGATCCTGTACGTGCTCACCTACCGGACCCTGGACGAGGCGATCGCCCTGCAGAACGGGGTCCCGCAGGGCCTGTCCTCCAGCATCTTCACGCAGGACCAGCGCGAGGCGGAGCGCTTCCTGGCCGCCGACGGCTCCGACTGCGGCATCGCCAATGTCAACATCGGCACCTCGGGCGCCGAGATCGGCGGGGCGTTCGGCGGGGAGAAGGAGACCGGCGGCGGCCGCGAGTCCGGCTCGGACGCCTGGCGGGCGTATATGCGGCGGGCCACCAACA
- a CDS encoding cytochrome P450: protein MSDPLQDPGFFQNPYETYARLRAASPVQKVPTGSAGRHSYLVTGYAEARAAFADPRLSKDTGRFFAGQPSRRNLHPAVSQTMLASDPPQHTRLRRLVTGAFTQGAVEQLRPYIQQVTNELLDDWEQHGQADLVEDLAIPLPVTVICEMLGVPETDRAEVRRWSNDLFAAGQPDRIDAASHAVAEYMGVLVDAKRHSPDDSLLHDLITVRDGEDRLSEDELISLAVLLLVAGHETTTNFIGNAALALMQSPDTLARLRDAPALIGSLLDELLRFDSPVGIATFRYSTEALTLGGTTIPQGAPVLIAPGAADRDPARFPDPDRLDPDRDAAGHLAFGHGIHRCVGAPLARAEGEIALGTVLSRFPRLRLGIPAEQLEWRHTRLMRGLRSLPVSW from the coding sequence ATGAGCGACCCCCTGCAGGATCCCGGCTTCTTCCAGAACCCGTACGAGACCTACGCTCGGCTTCGCGCTGCCTCGCCGGTGCAAAAGGTGCCCACTGGTTCCGCAGGAAGGCACAGCTACCTCGTCACAGGGTACGCCGAGGCGCGAGCGGCGTTCGCAGACCCTCGGCTGTCGAAGGACACGGGGCGCTTCTTCGCCGGTCAACCTTCTCGACGCAATCTGCACCCCGCTGTGTCGCAGACCATGCTGGCCAGCGACCCACCGCAGCACACGCGGCTTCGGCGATTGGTGACGGGCGCATTCACCCAGGGCGCGGTGGAACAGCTACGCCCCTACATCCAACAGGTGACCAACGAGCTTCTCGACGACTGGGAACAGCACGGTCAAGCCGACCTGGTAGAGGACCTCGCCATCCCGCTCCCGGTAACCGTCATCTGCGAGATGCTCGGTGTACCGGAAACCGATCGCGCAGAAGTCCGCCGCTGGTCGAACGACCTCTTCGCCGCCGGACAACCGGACCGCATCGACGCCGCCTCACACGCGGTCGCCGAATACATGGGGGTGCTGGTTGACGCCAAGCGCCATTCACCGGATGACAGCCTGCTGCATGACCTCATCACAGTCCGCGACGGTGAGGACCGGCTCAGCGAGGACGAACTGATCTCACTCGCCGTGCTGTTGCTGGTAGCGGGACACGAGACCACCACCAATTTCATCGGAAACGCCGCACTGGCTCTGATGCAGTCACCTGACACCCTCGCCCGCCTCCGCGACGCCCCAGCGCTGATCGGATCCTTGCTGGACGAGTTGCTGCGGTTCGACTCGCCCGTGGGCATCGCGACCTTCCGGTACAGCACCGAGGCCCTCACTCTCGGCGGGACAACGATTCCGCAGGGCGCTCCCGTGCTTATCGCTCCCGGAGCAGCCGATCGCGACCCAGCCCGCTTCCCCGATCCTGACCGCCTCGACCCGGACCGTGACGCCGCTGGTCATCTCGCCTTTGGCCACGGTATCCACCGTTGTGTCGGAGCTCCGTTGGCTCGAGCGGAAGGCGAAATCGCTCTCGGGACCGTCCTCAGCCGTTTCCCGCGACTGCGCCTTGGTATTCCGGCCGAGCAGTTGGAGTGGCGTCATACACGTCTGATGCGAGGGCTACGTTCACTACCCGTCTCTTGGTAG
- a CDS encoding LysR family transcriptional regulator, whose product MELSGVHLRALVELARCGTMTAAAAALGYTPGAISQQIAQLERTAGAQLIRRVGRRVELTDAGLTLVDHAGRILRAQAEAAAALERTRTEISARLRLGVFGTAAAAFLPPALRRLGAHHPGVRVVSQEVDVDQAHAEVSAGRVDLALGLDYPDAPLARDADAELVRLHSERFAVAVEATRTPPAGTAWQLAELADRDWILPAPGTYYGRAVRTACRRAGFEPRVAHEVTDTATSLAMVGAGLGIAPLTGLMLRLRSEGIASVPLHDLVERHVVVAVRAASRGRPSVEVLIEALRGAATAGP is encoded by the coding sequence ATGGAACTGAGCGGAGTGCATCTGCGGGCGCTGGTCGAACTCGCCCGCTGCGGCACCATGACGGCGGCCGCCGCAGCCCTCGGCTACACACCCGGCGCGATCTCCCAGCAGATCGCGCAGCTGGAGCGGACCGCGGGCGCCCAGCTGATCCGGCGGGTCGGGCGCCGGGTCGAGCTCACGGACGCCGGCCTCACCCTGGTCGACCACGCCGGCCGCATCCTCCGGGCCCAGGCCGAGGCAGCGGCCGCCCTGGAGCGCACCCGCACGGAGATCTCGGCGCGGCTGCGGCTCGGTGTGTTCGGCACGGCGGCCGCCGCGTTCCTGCCCCCTGCCCTGCGCCGGCTCGGCGCACACCACCCGGGGGTGCGGGTGGTCAGCCAGGAGGTGGATGTCGACCAGGCCCACGCGGAGGTGTCCGCCGGGCGCGTCGACCTGGCCCTCGGCCTGGACTACCCCGACGCCCCGCTCGCCCGGGACGCGGATGCGGAGCTGGTACGGCTGCACTCCGAGCGCTTCGCCGTCGCCGTCGAGGCCACCCGTACGCCGCCCGCGGGGACGGCCTGGCAACTGGCCGAGCTCGCCGACCGGGACTGGATCCTGCCCGCCCCGGGGACGTACTACGGACGTGCCGTACGTACCGCCTGCCGCCGGGCCGGCTTCGAGCCGCGCGTCGCCCACGAGGTCACCGACACCGCCACATCCCTGGCCATGGTCGGGGCGGGTCTGGGCATTGCGCCGCTGACCGGGCTGATGCTGCGGCTGCGGTCCGAAGGCATCGCCTCGGTGCCGCTCCACGACCTGGTCGAACGCCATGTGGTCGTCGCCGTCCGCGCGGCCTCCCGCGGGCGGCCGTCCGTGGAGGTGCTCATCGAGGCGCTGAGGGGGGCGGCAACGGCCGGGCCCTGA
- a CDS encoding DUF429 domain-containing protein: MALPEAVRGQCVDSHDHLDALVCALVARAVLVGATLWPRSPDERAAAGQEGWIHLPGTDLAALRH; the protein is encoded by the coding sequence TTGGCCCTCCCCGAGGCGGTGCGCGGGCAGTGTGTCGACAGCCACGACCATCTCGACGCGTTGGTCTGTGCCCTGGTTGCTCGCGCCGTCCTGGTCGGGGCCACTCTGTGGCCGCGTTCTCCGGACGAGCGCGCGGCCGCTGGGCAGGAGGGCTGGATCCACCTGCCCGGTACGGATCTGGCGGCCCTCCGCCACTGA
- a CDS encoding secondary thiamine-phosphate synthase enzyme YjbQ gives MPGPFTTTTLNITTGSAETVTDLTHECERFLAEAAGGRDGLLNIFVPHATAGIAVMETGAGSDDDLLAALHTLLPADDRWQHRHGSPGHGRDHVLPAFVPPHATLPVTGGRLGLGTWQSVCLVDTNKDNANRQVRLSFLG, from the coding sequence ATGCCCGGACCCTTCACCACCACGACCCTGAACATCACCACCGGCTCCGCCGAGACGGTGACCGATCTGACGCATGAGTGCGAACGGTTCCTCGCGGAAGCCGCGGGCGGCAGGGACGGCCTGCTCAACATCTTCGTCCCGCACGCGACCGCCGGCATCGCCGTCATGGAGACCGGCGCGGGCAGCGACGACGATCTGCTCGCCGCGCTGCACACCCTGCTGCCCGCCGACGACCGCTGGCAGCACCGGCACGGCAGCCCCGGCCACGGCAGGGACCACGTCCTGCCCGCGTTCGTGCCGCCGCACGCCACTTTGCCGGTGACCGGCGGCCGACTCGGACTCGGCACCTGGCAGTCCGTCTGCCTCGTGGACACCAATAAGGACAATGCCAACCGTCAAGTGCGGTTGAGCTTCCTGGGCTGA
- a CDS encoding IS110 family transposase → MTDETGIDVYLGLDVGKGDHHATAVSRAGKKVFDKPLPNSEPKLRELFDKLRAKHGTVLVVVDQPASIGALPLAVARDTGCQVAYLPGLTMRRIADLYPGEAKTDARDAFIIADAARAMPHTLRTIDPADETVAELAMIAGFDDDLAGESTRIANRLRGLLTQIHPSLERVLGPRIQHPAVLRLLDQFGSPAQIRKAGRRRLVTLIRPKAPRMAERLVEDVFTALDEQTVVVPGTEAAALIVPSLASSLQSVLDQRKLLAARIEELLEAHPLSQVLISMPGIGIRTAARILVDVGDGSGFATAGHLAAYAGLAPVTRNSGSSIRGEHPSRRGNKQLKRAFYLAAFASLSQPESRAYYDRKRREGKHHIAALIALARRRIDVLFAMLRDGTFYQPPTAATA, encoded by the coding sequence ATGACGGACGAGACTGGCATCGACGTCTATCTGGGCCTGGACGTCGGCAAGGGCGATCACCACGCCACCGCCGTGAGCCGGGCGGGGAAGAAGGTGTTCGACAAGCCGCTGCCCAACAGTGAGCCGAAACTGCGGGAGCTGTTCGACAAGCTCCGGGCCAAGCACGGCACGGTGCTGGTGGTCGTCGACCAGCCGGCTTCCATCGGGGCCCTGCCGCTGGCGGTCGCGCGGGACACGGGCTGCCAGGTCGCCTACCTGCCCGGTCTCACAATGCGACGGATCGCCGATCTTTACCCCGGTGAGGCCAAGACCGATGCCCGCGACGCGTTCATCATCGCGGACGCCGCCAGAGCGATGCCCCACACCCTGAGGACCATCGATCCCGCCGACGAGACCGTCGCCGAACTCGCGATGATCGCCGGGTTCGACGACGATCTCGCGGGCGAGTCCACCCGGATCGCCAACCGGCTCCGCGGCCTCCTCACCCAGATCCACCCGTCGCTCGAACGGGTCCTGGGCCCGCGCATCCAGCACCCGGCCGTGCTCAGACTGCTCGACCAGTTCGGCTCACCCGCCCAGATCCGCAAAGCCGGACGCCGTCGCCTCGTGACCTTGATACGTCCCAAAGCGCCGCGGATGGCGGAGCGGCTGGTCGAGGACGTCTTCACCGCACTCGACGAACAGACCGTCGTCGTTCCGGGCACCGAGGCTGCCGCGCTGATCGTCCCCAGCCTTGCGAGTTCGCTCCAGTCCGTTCTTGACCAGCGCAAACTCCTCGCCGCGAGGATCGAGGAACTCCTGGAGGCCCACCCTCTTTCCCAGGTCCTGATCTCGATGCCCGGCATCGGGATCAGGACCGCGGCCCGCATCCTCGTCGACGTCGGAGACGGCAGCGGCTTCGCCACCGCCGGCCATCTCGCTGCCTACGCCGGCCTCGCTCCCGTGACCCGGAACTCCGGCTCCTCCATCCGCGGCGAACACCCCTCCCGGCGAGGCAACAAACAGCTCAAGAGAGCCTTCTACCTCGCCGCGTTCGCCTCACTCTCCCAGCCCGAGTCACGCGCCTACTACGACCGCAAACGCAGGGAGGGGAAGCACCACATCGCCGCCCTCATCGCGCTCGCCCGACGACGCATCGACGTCCTCTTCGCCATGCTCCGAGACGGCACCTTCTACCAACCACCCACAGCGGCTACGGCTTGA
- a CDS encoding integrase produces MRGTTMEEIERPYDGCGKCLLGVRRLSRVKAATTSPERQREDVLTAAAAIGGHIIDWADDWEVSGATDPMARPKLGPWLRDERGKYDGRCGCWC; encoded by the coding sequence ATGCGCGGTACCACCATGGAAGAGATCGAGCGGCCGTACGACGGCTGCGGAAAGTGCCTGCTCGGAGTACGCCGGCTGTCGCGTGTGAAGGCCGCCACGACCTCGCCGGAGCGACAGCGGGAGGACGTGCTGACGGCTGCCGCGGCGATCGGTGGGCACATCATCGACTGGGCGGACGACTGGGAGGTGTCCGGCGCCACCGACCCGATGGCCCGACCGAAGCTCGGTCCCTGGCTCCGCGACGAGCGGGGGAAGTATGACGGGCGGTGCGGTTGCTGGTGCTGA
- a CDS encoding FAD-binding oxidoreductase → MVHSAPSSESAPLLGPLAGPLPGSLAGPLPGSLPGPLPASAEVVVIGGGVVGASVAFHLAEAGVGNVLVLERDEPASGSSGKPIGGIRAQFSDPLNIGLGQRSLEAWRAFTTRPGADIGIESVGYLFLLGSDEEVATFQQAVDVQNDLGVRSRIITPREAHALCPYLDPRSVVAAAYSPDDGYALPKAAVHGYLRAAQRHGATLRTHCAVTGIDTDGGQVRAVHTTAGTVRTKTVVCAAGPWSAAVGAMAGVELPVTPLRRQIALTGPLNPAPPRIPFTLDFDSTLYFHNDSAGGLVLGLSDPRQEPGFGREFSREWLEPFRAAAERRAPALAGLKTVGGWAGLYEMTPDRNALIGRAREVVGFLYATGFSGHGFLQAPAVGEIVRDLCLDRTPFIDVGPLSASRFEGHAAAVRPEAHII, encoded by the coding sequence ATGGTTCACAGTGCTCCGAGCTCGGAATCCGCTCCCCTCCTCGGCCCCCTTGCCGGTCCGCTCCCCGGTTCCCTTGCCGGTCCGCTCCCCGGCTCCCTTCCCGGCCCGCTCCCTGCGTCGGCGGAGGTCGTCGTCATCGGCGGTGGAGTCGTCGGGGCGAGCGTCGCCTTCCACCTCGCTGAGGCCGGGGTCGGGAACGTCCTGGTGCTGGAGCGCGACGAGCCCGCGTCCGGTTCGTCGGGCAAACCGATCGGCGGCATCCGTGCGCAGTTCTCCGATCCGCTCAACATCGGTCTGGGGCAGCGCAGCCTGGAAGCCTGGCGCGCCTTCACCACCCGCCCCGGAGCCGACATCGGTATCGAGAGCGTCGGATATCTCTTCCTGCTCGGCAGCGACGAGGAGGTCGCGACGTTCCAGCAGGCCGTCGACGTACAGAACGACCTCGGGGTCCGCAGCCGGATCATCACGCCACGCGAGGCCCATGCGCTCTGCCCGTATCTGGATCCGCGCTCCGTCGTCGCCGCCGCGTACTCCCCCGACGACGGCTACGCCCTGCCCAAGGCGGCGGTGCACGGCTATCTGCGGGCGGCGCAACGCCACGGCGCGACCCTGCGTACGCACTGTGCCGTGACCGGCATCGACACCGATGGCGGTCAGGTACGGGCGGTGCACACGACGGCCGGGACGGTCCGCACCAAAACCGTGGTGTGTGCCGCGGGTCCCTGGTCCGCGGCCGTCGGCGCGATGGCCGGCGTCGAACTCCCTGTGACCCCGCTGCGCCGCCAGATCGCGCTGACCGGGCCACTGAACCCCGCGCCGCCGCGCATCCCCTTCACCCTCGACTTCGACTCGACGCTCTACTTCCACAACGACAGCGCCGGCGGCCTGGTCCTCGGTCTGTCGGACCCGCGGCAGGAGCCGGGGTTCGGGCGTGAGTTCAGCCGGGAGTGGCTGGAGCCGTTCCGCGCGGCCGCCGAACGCCGGGCACCGGCGCTCGCCGGACTGAAGACGGTCGGCGGCTGGGCAGGGCTGTACGAGATGACTCCGGACCGCAATGCCCTGATCGGCCGGGCGCGCGAGGTGGTCGGATTCCTGTACGCCACCGGCTTCTCGGGGCATGGCTTCCTTCAGGCGCCCGCGGTCGGCGAGATCGTGCGCGACCTCTGTCTGGACAGGACGCCGTTCATCGATGTGGGCCCGCTCTCCGCGTCCCGCTTCGAAGGACATGCCGCGGCCGTACGCCCCGAGGCCCACATCATCTGA